Proteins encoded together in one Astatotilapia calliptera chromosome 7, fAstCal1.2, whole genome shotgun sequence window:
- the znf710a gene encoding zinc finger protein 710a isoform X1, producing the protein MRSLKHLKHHSRNNVEEESGRLVRTYPKMTEGQVDVGTQTEPVVVLSLAQAAVLGLISQNEIFGATIAPNGFYTGEPRECPPPPPESVEYEYADQLIGANGDYLAEPAGELEPQPHCSERRRPGPRGRTKRPRIDGELEGHPHNVPSPQPQVKGERLDSDTPPSCIHMNSRGSPGKSDDPVIQQGTLKEEQACGNCPSCVRDTSRPQTDGQPEAEQDESSGRERVRKEEELVVEEEEEEEEALNLKTTGETSSPVQNRYYDSSEVAYESADMAMPTEYEENNQAMLWSDPEGLARRMQIDRLDINVQIDESYCVDVGEGLKRWKCRMCEKSYTSKYNLVTHILGHNGIKPHECIHCGKLFKQPSHLQTHLLTHQGTRPHKCTVCEKAFTQTSHLKRHMLQHSDVKPYSCRFCGRGFAYPSELRTHENKHENGQCHVCTQCGLEFPTYAHLKRHLTSHQGPTTYQCTECNKSFAYRSQLQNHLMKHQNVRPYVCPECGMEFVQIHHLRQHALTHKVLAAHALPLKGMKEFKCDVCAREFTLSANLKRHMLIHASVRPFQCHVCFKTFVQKQTLKTHMIVHLPVKPFKCKVCGKSFNRMYNLLGHMHLHAGSKPFKCPYCTSKFNLKGNLSRHMKVKHGIMDTTIDGHEPPQETEGQEDYEEESFEFSERENRANNTNTPDISKLSQMEYYSTFGKGAGRFNTA; encoded by the exons ATGAGATCCCTGAAACACCTTAAACATCACTCAAGGAACAATGTG gaggaggagagtggcCGCTTGGTGCGGACATACCCAAAGATGACTGAGGGCCAAGTAGATGTGGGCACACAGACGGAGCCTGTGGTCGTGCTATCTCTGGCTCAGGCTGCCGTTCTTGGCCTCATCTCCCAGAATGAAATATTTGGGGCGACTATTGCTCCTAATGGCTTTTACACAGGGGAACCCAGAGAATGCCCCCCTCCACCACCAGAGTCAGTGGAGTATGAGTATGCTGACCAGCTGATAGGGGCCAATGGGGACTACCTGGCTGAGCCTGCTGGGGAGCTAGAGCCGCAGCCCCACTGCAGTGAGAGAAGACGGCCCGGGCCCCGTGGGAGAACCAAAAGGCCCAGGATTGATGGGGAATTAGAGGGTCATCCGCACAATGTACCCAGTCCACAGCCTCAGGTTAAAGGTGAAAGACTTGACTCTGATACCCCTCCTTCGTGTATTCACATGAACAGCAGGGGTAGTCCTGGCAAGTCAGATGATCCAGTCATCCAGCAAGGTACTCTGAAAGAGGAGCAAGCCTGTGGAAACTGTCCTTCATGTGTGAGAGACACATCCAGGCCACAAACAGATGGACAGCCAGAGGCTGAACAAGATGAAAGCTCTGGTAGGGAAAGAGTGAGGAAGGAAGAAGAGTTAGTagtagaggaagaagaagaagaggaggaggcacTGAACCTTAAGACCACCGGAGAAACAAGCAGTCCTGTGCAGAATCGTTATTATGATTCCAGTGAGGTGGCCTATGAGTCTGCAGATATGGCAATGCCAACAGAGTATGAGGAGAACAACCAAGCCATGCTGTGGTCAGACCCAGAGGGTCTCGCAAGACGAATGCAGATTGACCGACTGGACATCAACGTGCAGATCGATGAGTCTTACTGCGTAGACGTAGGCGAGGGCTTGAAGCGCTGGAAGTGCCGCATGTGCGAGAAGTCATACACATCCAAATACAACCTGGTAACACATATCTTGGGCCACAATGGAATTAAGCCTCATGAATGTATACACTGCGGAAAGCTTTTCAAGCAGCCAAGTCACCTCCAGACTCACCTGCTCACGCACCAGGGAACTCGACCGCACAAGTGTACCGTCTGTGAGAAGGCCTTCACGCAGACGAGCCACCTGAAGAGGCAcatgctgcaacattcagacgTGAAACCCTACAGCTGTCGTTTCTGTGGCCGTGGCTTTGCCTACCCCAGTGAACTGAGGACCCACGAGAACAAACACGAGAACGGCCAGTGCCATGTCTGCACTCAGTGCGGCCTCGAGTTTCCAACCTATGCGCACCTGAAGCGTCACCTGACCAGCCATCAGGGACCCACGACGTACCAGTGCACAGAGTGCAACAAGTCCTTCGCCTACCGCAGCCAGCTGCAGAACCACTTGATGAAGCACCAGAACGTGCGGCCTTACGTTTGCCCCGAGTGCGGCATGGAGTTCGTCCAGATCCACCACCTCCGACAGCACGCTCTCACTCACAAGGTACTGGCAGCGCACGCCCTCCCACTTAAG GGCATGAAAGAATTCAAGTGTGATGTCTGTGCCAGAGAATTCACCCTGTCTGCCAACCTGAAGAGACACATGTTGATCCACGCCAGCGTGAGGCCCTTCCAGTGCCATGTCTGCTTCAAGACCTTTGTCCAGAAGCAGACCCTGAAAACGCATATGATTGTCCACCTGCCGGTGAAGCCTTTCAAATGCAAG GTATGCGGGAAGTCGTTTAACAGAATGTACAACCTCCTCGGCCACATGCATCTCCACGCTGGCAGCAAGCCCTTCAAGTGCCCTTACTGCACCAGCAAGTTCAACCTGAAGGGCAACCTGAGTCGACACATGAAAGTCAAACACGGCATCATGGACACCACGATAGATGGACACG AGCCCCCCCAAGAGACAGAAGGCCAGGAGGACTACGAAGAGGAGAGCTTTGAATTCAGTGAGCGAGAAAACCGGgccaacaacaccaacacaccTGACATCTCTAAACTCTCTCAAATGGAGTATTACAGCACCTTCGGAAAGGGCGCCGGACGCTTCAACACTGCGTGA
- the znf710a gene encoding zinc finger protein 710a isoform X2, with product MRSLKHLKHHSRNNVEEESGRLVRTYPKMTEGQVDVGTQTEPVVVLSLAQAAVLGLISQNEIFGATIAPNGFYTGEPRECPPPPPESVEYEYADQLIGANGDYLAEPAGELEPQPHCSERRRPGPRGRTKRPRIDGELEGHPHNVPSPQPQVKGERLDSDTPPSCIHMNSRGSPGKSDDPVIQQGTLKEEQACGNCPSCVRDTSRPQTDGQPEAEQDESSGRERVRKEEELVVEEEEEEEEALNLKTTGETSSPVQNRYYDSSEVAYESADMAMPTEYEENNQAMLWSDPEGLARRMQIDRLDINVQIDESYCVDVGEGLKRWKCRMCEKSYTSKYNLVTHILGHNGIKPHECIHCGKLFKQPSHLQTHLLTHQGTRPHKCTVCEKAFTQTSHLKRHMLQHSDVKPYSCRFCGRGFAYPSELRTHENKHENGQCHVCTQCGLEFPTYAHLKRHLTSHQGPTTYQCTECNKSFAYRSQLQNHLMKHQNVRPYVCPECGMEFVQIHHLRQHALTHKGMKEFKCDVCAREFTLSANLKRHMLIHASVRPFQCHVCFKTFVQKQTLKTHMIVHLPVKPFKCKVCGKSFNRMYNLLGHMHLHAGSKPFKCPYCTSKFNLKGNLSRHMKVKHGIMDTTIDGHEPPQETEGQEDYEEESFEFSERENRANNTNTPDISKLSQMEYYSTFGKGAGRFNTA from the exons ATGAGATCCCTGAAACACCTTAAACATCACTCAAGGAACAATGTG gaggaggagagtggcCGCTTGGTGCGGACATACCCAAAGATGACTGAGGGCCAAGTAGATGTGGGCACACAGACGGAGCCTGTGGTCGTGCTATCTCTGGCTCAGGCTGCCGTTCTTGGCCTCATCTCCCAGAATGAAATATTTGGGGCGACTATTGCTCCTAATGGCTTTTACACAGGGGAACCCAGAGAATGCCCCCCTCCACCACCAGAGTCAGTGGAGTATGAGTATGCTGACCAGCTGATAGGGGCCAATGGGGACTACCTGGCTGAGCCTGCTGGGGAGCTAGAGCCGCAGCCCCACTGCAGTGAGAGAAGACGGCCCGGGCCCCGTGGGAGAACCAAAAGGCCCAGGATTGATGGGGAATTAGAGGGTCATCCGCACAATGTACCCAGTCCACAGCCTCAGGTTAAAGGTGAAAGACTTGACTCTGATACCCCTCCTTCGTGTATTCACATGAACAGCAGGGGTAGTCCTGGCAAGTCAGATGATCCAGTCATCCAGCAAGGTACTCTGAAAGAGGAGCAAGCCTGTGGAAACTGTCCTTCATGTGTGAGAGACACATCCAGGCCACAAACAGATGGACAGCCAGAGGCTGAACAAGATGAAAGCTCTGGTAGGGAAAGAGTGAGGAAGGAAGAAGAGTTAGTagtagaggaagaagaagaagaggaggaggcacTGAACCTTAAGACCACCGGAGAAACAAGCAGTCCTGTGCAGAATCGTTATTATGATTCCAGTGAGGTGGCCTATGAGTCTGCAGATATGGCAATGCCAACAGAGTATGAGGAGAACAACCAAGCCATGCTGTGGTCAGACCCAGAGGGTCTCGCAAGACGAATGCAGATTGACCGACTGGACATCAACGTGCAGATCGATGAGTCTTACTGCGTAGACGTAGGCGAGGGCTTGAAGCGCTGGAAGTGCCGCATGTGCGAGAAGTCATACACATCCAAATACAACCTGGTAACACATATCTTGGGCCACAATGGAATTAAGCCTCATGAATGTATACACTGCGGAAAGCTTTTCAAGCAGCCAAGTCACCTCCAGACTCACCTGCTCACGCACCAGGGAACTCGACCGCACAAGTGTACCGTCTGTGAGAAGGCCTTCACGCAGACGAGCCACCTGAAGAGGCAcatgctgcaacattcagacgTGAAACCCTACAGCTGTCGTTTCTGTGGCCGTGGCTTTGCCTACCCCAGTGAACTGAGGACCCACGAGAACAAACACGAGAACGGCCAGTGCCATGTCTGCACTCAGTGCGGCCTCGAGTTTCCAACCTATGCGCACCTGAAGCGTCACCTGACCAGCCATCAGGGACCCACGACGTACCAGTGCACAGAGTGCAACAAGTCCTTCGCCTACCGCAGCCAGCTGCAGAACCACTTGATGAAGCACCAGAACGTGCGGCCTTACGTTTGCCCCGAGTGCGGCATGGAGTTCGTCCAGATCCACCACCTCCGACAGCACGCTCTCACTCACAAG GGCATGAAAGAATTCAAGTGTGATGTCTGTGCCAGAGAATTCACCCTGTCTGCCAACCTGAAGAGACACATGTTGATCCACGCCAGCGTGAGGCCCTTCCAGTGCCATGTCTGCTTCAAGACCTTTGTCCAGAAGCAGACCCTGAAAACGCATATGATTGTCCACCTGCCGGTGAAGCCTTTCAAATGCAAG GTATGCGGGAAGTCGTTTAACAGAATGTACAACCTCCTCGGCCACATGCATCTCCACGCTGGCAGCAAGCCCTTCAAGTGCCCTTACTGCACCAGCAAGTTCAACCTGAAGGGCAACCTGAGTCGACACATGAAAGTCAAACACGGCATCATGGACACCACGATAGATGGACACG AGCCCCCCCAAGAGACAGAAGGCCAGGAGGACTACGAAGAGGAGAGCTTTGAATTCAGTGAGCGAGAAAACCGGgccaacaacaccaacacaccTGACATCTCTAAACTCTCTCAAATGGAGTATTACAGCACCTTCGGAAAGGGCGCCGGACGCTTCAACACTGCGTGA